One window from the genome of Cricetulus griseus strain 17A/GY chromosome 2, alternate assembly CriGri-PICRH-1.0, whole genome shotgun sequence encodes:
- the Dmrtb1 gene encoding LOW QUALITY PROTEIN: doublesex- and mab-3-related transcription factor B1 isoform X2 (The sequence of the model RefSeq protein was modified relative to this genomic sequence to represent the inferred CDS: deleted 2 bases in 1 codon), with the protein MLRTPKCSRCRNHGYLVPVKGHAGKCRWKHCICDKCYLITERQKIMAAQKVLKTQAAEEQGSQLPPGAPVVAAASSSSSICALPRVAPGGVGPGPVVAAACFLERPPQARSPGPNAFQLVPGGRPGPGTLQPGPGGPGGAPDRPSAWLPQLSPQVARPEPCGPEQLLPVRPVPRLPFADYGHPLRFSSDHVAGAGYPEREPFKQCPACVPMPSYQPFPLDGQDASSAVGIPQQRSFRHVSCSPYHGGSLVPEPARDLQPTYCSPPPPPLPPPPSQPQQSQFLPPGYLSALHYLPPPPPPPSPPSFSLTIMYDTEKETNNGQDAEAPREPSQHASQEHSSQEQSN; encoded by the exons ATGCTTCGCACCCCCAAGTGCTCAAGGTGCCGGAACCATGGCTACCTGGTGCCAGTCAAGGGCCATGCGGGCAAGTGCCGCTGGAAGCACTGCATCTGCGATAAGTGCTACCTCATCACCGAGCGCCAGAAGATCATGGCTGCGCAGAAGGTGCTCAAGACCCAAGCTGCCGAGGAGCAGGGGTCCCAGCTGCCTCCTGGGGCTCCGGTGGTGGCCGCGGCCTCCTCCAGCTCCAGCATCTGCGCACTGCCCAGGGTAGCTCCGGGAG gcgtcGGGCCAGGCCCCGTGGTGGCGGCCGCCTGCTTCCTCGAGAGGCCCCCGCAGGCGCGCAGCCCAGGCCCGAACGCCTTCCAGCTGGTCCCAGGCGGCCGCCCCGGG CCCGGCACCCTTCAGCCTGGCCCGGGGGGTCCCGGGGGGGCGCCCGACCGTCCCTCGGCGTGGCTGCCCCAGCTCAGCCCGCAGGTGGCCAGGCCCGAGCCCTGCGGCCCCGAGCAGCTCCTGCCAGTGCGGCCCGTGCCCCGACTGCCATTCGCCGACTACG GGCATCCTCTGAGATTCAGCTCTGATCATGTGGCAGGAGCTGGGTACCCTGAGAGAGAGCCTTTCAAGCAGTGCCCTGCCTGTGTCCCCATGCCATCCTACCAGCCCTTCCCACTGGATGGCCAGGATGCATCCTCAGCTGTGGGGATCCCTCAACAAAGAAGCTTCCGTCATGTTTCCTGTAGCCCCTACCATGGAGGCAGCTTG GTGCCAGAACCAGCCCGAGACCTCCAGCCAACCTACTGTtcaccgccgccgccaccactACCACCTCCACCGTCCCAACCACAGCAGTCCCAGTTCCTCCCGCCAGGCTACCTCTCTGCTCTCCACTAcctgccaccgccaccaccaccgccatcTCCACCGTCTTTTTCACTGACCATCATGTATGATACAGAAAAGGAGACTAACA ATGGTCAGGATGCAGAGGCCCCCAGAGAGCCCAGCCAGCATGCCTCCCAGGAGCACTCTTCCCAGGAGCAGTCCAACTAA